From the genome of Antennarius striatus isolate MH-2024 chromosome 19, ASM4005453v1, whole genome shotgun sequence, one region includes:
- the slc35a1 gene encoding CMP-sialic acid transporter, with product MASENVSVFFKLYCLTVMTLVAATYTVALRYTRTISSGDLYFSTTAVFITEVIKLILSLGMLTKETGSPVRLKNALVEHVFCSPKELLKLSVPSLVYAVQNNMAFLALSNLDAAVYQVTYQLKIPCTALCTVLMLNRSLSRLQWFSVFMLCGGVTLVQWKPAEATKVQIEQNPLVGFTAIAVAVLCSGFAGVYFEKVLKSSDTSLWVRNIQMYLSGIVVTLIGVYVNDGDKVLEKGFFFGYTPWVCFVVFLASVGGLYTSVVVKYTDNIMKGFSAAAAIVLSTVASVILFGLHITIFFASGAILVCVSIYLYGLPKQDTSRLSRKDTDNESKQKLITV from the exons ATGGCCAGCG AAAATGTGAGCGTGTTCTTCAAACTGTACTGCCTGACTGTCATGACACTCGTGGCTGCTACATATACAGTGGCGCTGCGGTACACCAGGACCATCTCCTCCGGAGACCTGTACTTCTCCACCACCGCGGTGTTCATCACCGAGGTCATTAAATTAATACTGAGTCTGGGGATGCTGACGAA GGAAACGGGAAGTCCTGTCAGATTGAAGAACGCCTTAGTGGAACATGTATTCTGCAGCCCGAAAGAACTGCTGAAGCTGAGTGTGCCTtctctggtgtatgcagttcaGAATAACATGGCCTTCCTTGCCTTGAGTAACCTTGATGCTGCAGTTTATCAG GTGACCTATCAGCTGAAGATCCCGTGCACGGCGTTGTGTACAGTCCTCATGCTGAACCGCTCCCTCAGCCGGCTGCAGTGGTTCTCCGTGTTCATGCTGTGTGGGGGCGTGACGCTCGTCCAGTGGAAGCCTGCAGAGGCCACTAAAGTTCAG attgaGCAGAATCCTTTGGTTGGGTTCACGGCCATCGCTGTTGCTGTCCTTTGCTCTGGATTTGCAG GCGTGTACTTCGAGAAGGTGCTGAAGAGCTCAGACACGTCTCTGTGGGTCAGAAACATCCAGATGTACCTGTCTGGTATCGTCGTCACCCTGATCGGGGTTTATGTGAACGACGGCGACAAGGTCCTGGAGAAAGGTTTCTTCTTCGGTTACACGCCGTGGGTGTGCTTTGTCGTAT TCTTGGCCAGCGTGGGCGGCCTGTACACGTCAGTGGTGGTGAAGTACACTGACAACATCATGAAGGGCTTCTCGGCGGCAGCCGCCATTGTTCTGTCAACTGTGGCGTCTGTCATCTTATTCGGACTGCATATAA CGATCTTCTTTGCCTCTGGAGCCATCCTGGTCTGTGTCTCCATTTACCTCTATGGACTTCCAAAGCAGGACACATCCAGGCTGAGTCGGAAAGACACGGACAACGAATCCAAACAGAAACTGATCACCGTGTGA
- the akirin2 gene encoding akirin-2 — translation MACGATLKRTLDFDPLMNAASPKRRRCTPVMSPVSSPQKYLRMEPSPFGEVSTRLTTEQILHNIKQEYKRLQKRRHLDSVFQQVQVEGCCPLDLQNIHAGSAQPGTSSGASSPTRKEQPLFSLRQVGMICERLLKEREDKIREEYDEILTTKLAEQYDAFVKFTHDQLMRRFGEQPASYVS, via the exons ATGGCTTGCGGAGCTACTCTAAAGAGGACTCTGGACTTTGATCCGCTTATGAACGCAGCTTCGCCCAAAAGAAGGAGGTGCACCCCGGTTATGTCTCCCGTTTCTTCACCACAGAAATATTTGCGTATGGAGCCTTCTCCTTTCGGGGAGGTGTCGACCAGACTTACCACAG aaCAAATTCTACACAACATAAAGCAGGAGTACAAGCGGCTGCAGAAGCGACGACACCTGGACAGTGTGTTCCAGCAGGTGCAGGTTGAAGGCTGCTGTCCGTTAGACCTGCAGAACATTCACGCCGGATCGGCTCAACCAG GTACGTCCTCGGGTGCCTCGTCTCCCACCAGGAAAGAGCAGCCGTTATTCTCCCTCCGACAGGTCGGGATGATATGTGAGAGACTACTGAAGGAGCGAGAGGACAAAATTCGTGAGGAGTACGACGAGATATTAACAACAAAGCTCGCAG AGCAATATGATGCATTTGTCAAGTTCACGCATGATCAACTGATGCGACGGTTTGGAGAGCAGCCTGCTAGCT ATGTATCCTGA
- the rars2 gene encoding probable arginine--tRNA ligase, mitochondrial isoform X2, producing the protein MTADFVGFNPLLSEINLCVVWAFTEMASFFRRTIAAKLARTLQQPEEAFLPALSAVPVTKKHQAADFRLSVNTLRTSGVFPSSGDIQLQTDGLVRQLNQDSVVEGISSVNGWINFKINHKLLVQNMLEPLGKGEDEKYGMDSDLLNSLKRGTVLVEYSSPNIAKKFHAGHLRSTIIGNFIANLKESLGNNVIRMNYLGDWGMQFGLLGAGFGQFGCQEKLKQNALQHLFEVYVQVNQEAERNEDMKQTAREFFRQLEQHESEALSLWKQFREISVDEYQKVYKRLGVHFDIYSGESFHRDEAQEVVQQLQSRGLLKISEDGTSVVDLSPDGDMRSVCVVLRSDGTSLYITRSAPAETLQKQLNTDKNQASHFHQLFQILSAMRHSWADRCKHVPFGVVRGMKTRRGEVVFLEDVLDEARSRMLHNMSQTKTTKQMDDIEDMAEKVGVSALIVQDFNGPLLSGYKFDWDRMLQAHGDTGVFLQYTHARLCSLIKRNEGVEASAFDPSLLLQQTSVAILQHLLRYDEVLYQSTQDLQPKHLVNFLLKLSHLIASAHKELPVKGSSPDVAQARLRLFSGARSVLANGMRILGITPLEKM; encoded by the exons ATGACAGCAGATTTTGTAGGTTTTAACCCACTTTTGtcagaaattaatttatgtGTCGTTTGGGCATTTACAGAAATGGCTTCTTTCTTCAGAAGAACGATTGCAGCGAAG CTAGCTAGGACGCTGCAGCAGCCGGAGGAAGCCTTCCTACCGGCCCTGTCAGCGGTTCCGGTCACTAAGAAACA CCAGGCTGCTGACTTCAGATTGTCCGTCAACACGTTACGGACCAGCGGGGTTTTTCCGTCCAGCGGTGACATTCAGCTGCAGACAGACGGGTTGGTCCGGCAG TTGAATCAGGACAGTGTGGTTGAAGGCATATCATCTgtgaatggatggatcaatTTTAAGATCAATCATAAACTTCTTGTCCAG AATATGCTGGAGCCATTAGGAAAAGGAGAGGATGAGAAATATGGAATGGATAGTGACCTTTTAAATTCTCTGAAGAGGGGAACTGTATTAGTTGAGTATAG CTCCCCAAATATTGCCAAGAAATTCCATGCTGGACACTTGCGATCTACAATTATTG GTAACTTCATCGCTAATTTAAAAGAGTCCCTTGGAAACAATGTTATTCGAATGAACTACCTCGGAGACTGGGGGATGCAGTTTG GTTTGTTAGGAGCAGGTTTTGGCCAGTTTGGatgtcaagagaaattaaaacagaatgCTTTGCAGCATTTGTTTGAA GTTTATGTTCAAGTGAACCAGGAGGCAGAACGCAACGAGGACATGAAGCAGACTGCCAGAGAGTTCTTTAGACAGCTGGAGCAGCATGAGAGCGAGGCTTTGTCTTTATGGAAACAGTTCAGAGAGATCTCAGTCGATGAGTATCAAAAGGTTTACAAG CGTTTAGGGGTTCACTTTGATATTTACTCTGGAGAGTCGTTTCACCGAGATGAAGCCCAGGAGGTggtgcagcagctgcagagcCGAGGCCTCTTGAAAATCTCAGA GGATGGAACCAGTGTCGTGGATCTGTCCCCCGACGGAGACATGAGGAGTGTTTGTGTGGTGCTCCGCAGCGACGGCACAAGTCTCTACATCACCAGGTCGGCGCCAGCGGAAACATTACAGAAACAGTTAAAT aCGGATAAAAATCAAGCGAGTCACTTTCACCAGTTGTTCCAGATTTTATCTGCCATGAGACATTCGTGGGCCGACAG GTGTAAACACGTGCCCTTCGGTGTGGTGCGGGGCATGAAGACCCGTAGGGGTGAGGTGGTGTTTCTGGAGGACGTGCTGGACGAGGCTCGTTCCAGGATGCTGCACAACATGAGCCAAACAAAAA CTACAAAGCAAATGGACGACATCGAGGACATGGCAGAGAAAGTGGGAGTCAGTGCACTAATAGTTCAG GACTTTAACGGTCCCCTGCTGTCAGGCTACAAGTTTGACTGGGACAGGATGCTGCAGGCGCATGGAGACACGGGCGTCTTCCTCCAGTACACTCACGCTCGACTCTGCAG TTTAATAAAGAGGAATGAAGGCGTAGAGGCGTCTGCATTTGATCCATCCCTCCTGCTTCAGCAGACGAGCGTCGCCATCCTGCAGCACCTCCTCCG CTACGATGAGGTGTTGTATCAGTCGACTCAGGACCTGCAACCCAAACATCTCGTCAACTTCCTCTTAAAGCTGAG CCACCTGATCGCCTCAGCACACAAAGAGCTGCCAGTGAAGGGGAGCTCTCCGGATGTCGCACAG GCCAGATTAAGGCTGTTCAGCGGAGCGCGCTCAGTCCTGGCTAATGGGATGAGGATTCTGGGTATCACACCACTTGAAAAAATGTGA
- the LOC137613764 gene encoding protein yippee-like 5, translating into MGRIFLDHIGGTRLFSCANCDTILTNRAELISTRFTGATGRAFLFNKVVNLQHSEVQDRVMLTGRHMVRDVSCKNCNSKLGWMYEFATEESQRYKEGRVILERALVRESEGFEHVLSDNS; encoded by the exons ATGGGGAGAATCTTCTTGGATCACATCGGTGGTACTCGCCTCTTCTCCTGCGCCAACTGTGACACCATCCTGACCAACCGAGCTGAACTCATCTCCACACGCTTCACTGGCGCCACCGGCCGAGCCTTCCTCTTCAACAAG GTGGTGAATCTACAACACAGTGAAGTGCAAGATAGAGTCATGCTGACAGGCAGACACATGGTGCGGGACGTCAGCTGCAAGAACTGCAACAGCAAACTGGGCTGGATGTACGAGTTTGCCACCGAGGAAAGCCAGCGCTACAAGGAGGGCCGTGTCATCCTGGAGAGGGCGCTGGTCAGAGAGAGCGAAGGCTTTGAGCACGTTCTCTCTGACAACTCGTGA
- the cnr1 gene encoding cannabinoid receptor 1, translating into MKSVLDGVADTTFRTITSGLQYLGSNDANYDDPLNDVDFKVGFSLQKPLSAFRSNSFPDKVPTDEELIFKGIPFFPTNATDLLGNRSTFIDETTNNIQCGENFMDMECFMILTPSQQLAVAVLSLTLGTFTVLENLVVLCVILQSRTLRCRPSYHFIGSLAVADLLGSVIFVYSFLDFHVFHRKDSPNVFLFKLGGVTASFTASVGSLFLTAIDRYISIHRPLAYRRIVTRTKAVIAFCMMWTISIVIAVLPLLGWNCKRLNSVCSDIFPLIDENYLLFWIGVTSVLVLFIIYAYIYILWKAHHHAVRMLSRTSQKSLVVYSAEGTKVQTTRPEQARMDIRLAKTLVLILVVLVICWGPLLAIMVYDLFWRMDDDIKTVFAFCSMLCLLNSTVNPIIYALRSKDLRHAFISSCHACRGGGQQLDNSLESDYQNRTANISANRAAESCVKTTVKIAKVTMSVSTETSAEAV; encoded by the coding sequence ATGAAATCTGTGCTGGACGGTGTGGCAGACACCACCTTCCGGACTATCACATCTGGGTTACAGTATCTGGGCTCCAACGACGCAAATTACGACGACCCCCTCAATGATGTAGACTTCAAGGTGGGTTTCTCCCTGCAGAAACCCTTATCTGCGTTCCGCAGCAACTCCTTCCCAGACAAGGTCCCCACCGACGAGGAGCTCATCTTCAAAGGCATCCCCTTCTTCCCCACCAACGCCACCGACTTGCTTGGCAACAGGAGCACTTTCATCGATGAGACGACCAACAACATACAATGTGGGGAGAACTTTATGGACATGGAGTGTTTCATGATCCTGACCCCCAGCCAGCAGCTGGCTGTGGCCGTGTTGTCTCTCACTCTGGGTACCTTCACCGTGTTGGAGAACCTGGTGGTGCTGTGCGTCATCCTGCAGTCCCGCACCCTCCGCTGCCGACCGTCCTACCATTTCATTGGCAGTCTGGCGGTGGCGGATCTGCTGGGGAGTGTCATATTTGTCTACAGCTTTCTGGACTTTCACGTTTTCCACAGGAAGGACAGTCccaatgtttttctcttcaagTTGGGTGGAGTCACAGCATCCTTCACTGCGTCCGTCGGGAGTCTTTTCCTCACCGCTATCGACCGCTACATCTCCATCCACCGGCCTCTCGCCTACCGGCGCATCGTGACGCGGACCAAGGCTGTCATTGCCTTTTGCATGATGTGGACTATCTCCATCGTCATCGCGGTGCTACCTCTGCTCGGCTGGAACTGTAAGCGTCTCAACTCTGTTTGCTCAGACATATTCCCTCTGATCGATGAGAACTACCTGTTGTTCTGGATCGGCGTCACCAGCGTTCTGGTGCTTTTCATCATCTACGCCTACATCTACATCCTGTGGAAGGCGCACCACCACGCCGTGCGGATGCTGAGCCGCACCTCCCAGAAGAGCCTCGTGGTTTACTCGGCGGAAGGGACTAAAGTGCAGACCACACGCCCCGAGCAGGCACGCATGGACATCCGTTTGGCCAAGACCCTGGTGCTCATCCTGGTGGTGCTGGTCATCTGCTGGGGCCCGCTGCTCGCCATCATGGTCTACGACCTTTTCTGGAGGATGGACGATGACATCAAGACGGTGTTTGCGTTCTGCAGCATGCTCTGTCTGCTCAACTCCACCGTCAACCCAATCATCTACGCCTTGAGGAGCAAGGATCTGCGGCATGCCTTCATCAGCTCCTGCCACGCCTGCAGGGGGGGCGGCCAACAGCTGGACAATAGCCTGGAGTCGGACTACCAGAACAGAACTGCCAACATTTCCGCCAACAGGGCCGCGGAGAGTTGCGTGAAGACCACTGTGAAAATAGCCAAAGTAACAATGTCTGTGTCGACTGAAACGTCTGCTGAGGCGGTGTAA
- the rars2 gene encoding probable arginine--tRNA ligase, mitochondrial isoform X1, whose amino-acid sequence MTADFVGFNPLLSEINLCVVWAFTEMASFFRRTIAAKLARTLQQPEEAFLPALSAVPVTKKHQAADFRLSVNTLRTSGVFPSSGDIQLQTDGLVRQLNQDSVVEGISSVNGWINFKINHKLLVQNMLEPLGKGEDEKYGMDSDLLNSLKRGTVLVEYSSPNIAKKFHAGHLRSTIIGNFIANLKESLGNNVIRMNYLGDWGMQFGLLGAGFGQFGCQEKLKQNALQHLFEVYVQVNQEAERNEDMKQTAREFFRQLEQHESEALSLWKQFREISVDEYQKVYKRLGVHFDIYSGESFHRDEAQEVVQQLQSRGLLKISEDGTSVVDLSPDGDMRSVCVVLRSDGTSLYITRDLAAAIHRSGKYNFDEMIYVTDKNQASHFHQLFQILSAMRHSWADRCKHVPFGVVRGMKTRRGEVVFLEDVLDEARSRMLHNMSQTKTTKQMDDIEDMAEKVGVSALIVQDFNGPLLSGYKFDWDRMLQAHGDTGVFLQYTHARLCSLIKRNEGVEASAFDPSLLLQQTSVAILQHLLRYDEVLYQSTQDLQPKHLVNFLLKLSHLIASAHKELPVKGSSPDVAQARLRLFSGARSVLANGMRILGITPLEKM is encoded by the exons ATGACAGCAGATTTTGTAGGTTTTAACCCACTTTTGtcagaaattaatttatgtGTCGTTTGGGCATTTACAGAAATGGCTTCTTTCTTCAGAAGAACGATTGCAGCGAAG CTAGCTAGGACGCTGCAGCAGCCGGAGGAAGCCTTCCTACCGGCCCTGTCAGCGGTTCCGGTCACTAAGAAACA CCAGGCTGCTGACTTCAGATTGTCCGTCAACACGTTACGGACCAGCGGGGTTTTTCCGTCCAGCGGTGACATTCAGCTGCAGACAGACGGGTTGGTCCGGCAG TTGAATCAGGACAGTGTGGTTGAAGGCATATCATCTgtgaatggatggatcaatTTTAAGATCAATCATAAACTTCTTGTCCAG AATATGCTGGAGCCATTAGGAAAAGGAGAGGATGAGAAATATGGAATGGATAGTGACCTTTTAAATTCTCTGAAGAGGGGAACTGTATTAGTTGAGTATAG CTCCCCAAATATTGCCAAGAAATTCCATGCTGGACACTTGCGATCTACAATTATTG GTAACTTCATCGCTAATTTAAAAGAGTCCCTTGGAAACAATGTTATTCGAATGAACTACCTCGGAGACTGGGGGATGCAGTTTG GTTTGTTAGGAGCAGGTTTTGGCCAGTTTGGatgtcaagagaaattaaaacagaatgCTTTGCAGCATTTGTTTGAA GTTTATGTTCAAGTGAACCAGGAGGCAGAACGCAACGAGGACATGAAGCAGACTGCCAGAGAGTTCTTTAGACAGCTGGAGCAGCATGAGAGCGAGGCTTTGTCTTTATGGAAACAGTTCAGAGAGATCTCAGTCGATGAGTATCAAAAGGTTTACAAG CGTTTAGGGGTTCACTTTGATATTTACTCTGGAGAGTCGTTTCACCGAGATGAAGCCCAGGAGGTggtgcagcagctgcagagcCGAGGCCTCTTGAAAATCTCAGA GGATGGAACCAGTGTCGTGGATCTGTCCCCCGACGGAGACATGAGGAGTGTTTGTGTGGTGCTCCGCAGCGACGGCACAAGTCTCTACATCACCAG AGATCTCGCTGCCGCCATCCATCGATcaggaaaatacaattttgaTGAGATGATTTATGTG aCGGATAAAAATCAAGCGAGTCACTTTCACCAGTTGTTCCAGATTTTATCTGCCATGAGACATTCGTGGGCCGACAG GTGTAAACACGTGCCCTTCGGTGTGGTGCGGGGCATGAAGACCCGTAGGGGTGAGGTGGTGTTTCTGGAGGACGTGCTGGACGAGGCTCGTTCCAGGATGCTGCACAACATGAGCCAAACAAAAA CTACAAAGCAAATGGACGACATCGAGGACATGGCAGAGAAAGTGGGAGTCAGTGCACTAATAGTTCAG GACTTTAACGGTCCCCTGCTGTCAGGCTACAAGTTTGACTGGGACAGGATGCTGCAGGCGCATGGAGACACGGGCGTCTTCCTCCAGTACACTCACGCTCGACTCTGCAG TTTAATAAAGAGGAATGAAGGCGTAGAGGCGTCTGCATTTGATCCATCCCTCCTGCTTCAGCAGACGAGCGTCGCCATCCTGCAGCACCTCCTCCG CTACGATGAGGTGTTGTATCAGTCGACTCAGGACCTGCAACCCAAACATCTCGTCAACTTCCTCTTAAAGCTGAG CCACCTGATCGCCTCAGCACACAAAGAGCTGCCAGTGAAGGGGAGCTCTCCGGATGTCGCACAG GCCAGATTAAGGCTGTTCAGCGGAGCGCGCTCAGTCCTGGCTAATGGGATGAGGATTCTGGGTATCACACCACTTGAAAAAATGTGA
- the rars2 gene encoding probable arginine--tRNA ligase, mitochondrial isoform X3 has product MLEPLGKGEDEKYGMDSDLLNSLKRGTVLVEYSSPNIAKKFHAGHLRSTIIGNFIANLKESLGNNVIRMNYLGDWGMQFGLLGAGFGQFGCQEKLKQNALQHLFEVYVQVNQEAERNEDMKQTAREFFRQLEQHESEALSLWKQFREISVDEYQKVYKRLGVHFDIYSGESFHRDEAQEVVQQLQSRGLLKISEDGTSVVDLSPDGDMRSVCVVLRSDGTSLYITRDLAAAIHRSGKYNFDEMIYVTDKNQASHFHQLFQILSAMRHSWADRCKHVPFGVVRGMKTRRGEVVFLEDVLDEARSRMLHNMSQTKTTKQMDDIEDMAEKVGVSALIVQDFNGPLLSGYKFDWDRMLQAHGDTGVFLQYTHARLCSLIKRNEGVEASAFDPSLLLQQTSVAILQHLLRYDEVLYQSTQDLQPKHLVNFLLKLSHLIASAHKELPVKGSSPDVAQARLRLFSGARSVLANGMRILGITPLEKM; this is encoded by the exons ATGCTGGAGCCATTAGGAAAAGGAGAGGATGAGAAATATGGAATGGATAGTGACCTTTTAAATTCTCTGAAGAGGGGAACTGTATTAGTTGAGTATAG CTCCCCAAATATTGCCAAGAAATTCCATGCTGGACACTTGCGATCTACAATTATTG GTAACTTCATCGCTAATTTAAAAGAGTCCCTTGGAAACAATGTTATTCGAATGAACTACCTCGGAGACTGGGGGATGCAGTTTG GTTTGTTAGGAGCAGGTTTTGGCCAGTTTGGatgtcaagagaaattaaaacagaatgCTTTGCAGCATTTGTTTGAA GTTTATGTTCAAGTGAACCAGGAGGCAGAACGCAACGAGGACATGAAGCAGACTGCCAGAGAGTTCTTTAGACAGCTGGAGCAGCATGAGAGCGAGGCTTTGTCTTTATGGAAACAGTTCAGAGAGATCTCAGTCGATGAGTATCAAAAGGTTTACAAG CGTTTAGGGGTTCACTTTGATATTTACTCTGGAGAGTCGTTTCACCGAGATGAAGCCCAGGAGGTggtgcagcagctgcagagcCGAGGCCTCTTGAAAATCTCAGA GGATGGAACCAGTGTCGTGGATCTGTCCCCCGACGGAGACATGAGGAGTGTTTGTGTGGTGCTCCGCAGCGACGGCACAAGTCTCTACATCACCAG AGATCTCGCTGCCGCCATCCATCGATcaggaaaatacaattttgaTGAGATGATTTATGTG aCGGATAAAAATCAAGCGAGTCACTTTCACCAGTTGTTCCAGATTTTATCTGCCATGAGACATTCGTGGGCCGACAG GTGTAAACACGTGCCCTTCGGTGTGGTGCGGGGCATGAAGACCCGTAGGGGTGAGGTGGTGTTTCTGGAGGACGTGCTGGACGAGGCTCGTTCCAGGATGCTGCACAACATGAGCCAAACAAAAA CTACAAAGCAAATGGACGACATCGAGGACATGGCAGAGAAAGTGGGAGTCAGTGCACTAATAGTTCAG GACTTTAACGGTCCCCTGCTGTCAGGCTACAAGTTTGACTGGGACAGGATGCTGCAGGCGCATGGAGACACGGGCGTCTTCCTCCAGTACACTCACGCTCGACTCTGCAG TTTAATAAAGAGGAATGAAGGCGTAGAGGCGTCTGCATTTGATCCATCCCTCCTGCTTCAGCAGACGAGCGTCGCCATCCTGCAGCACCTCCTCCG CTACGATGAGGTGTTGTATCAGTCGACTCAGGACCTGCAACCCAAACATCTCGTCAACTTCCTCTTAAAGCTGAG CCACCTGATCGCCTCAGCACACAAAGAGCTGCCAGTGAAGGGGAGCTCTCCGGATGTCGCACAG GCCAGATTAAGGCTGTTCAGCGGAGCGCGCTCAGTCCTGGCTAATGGGATGAGGATTCTGGGTATCACACCACTTGAAAAAATGTGA